The sequence GATTTTTATCTTCTCACCGTATCGCATCGAGTGCTACCAACCTGGGGGATTCCTCATTCGGGCCTGCTACAGGTAAGAAAGTTTTCTTTCGGACCACGGTTGACTGCTTTGTCCATTCAAACCGGATCGTGGAAGAGTGGCTTGTACGAGACAACCTGTATCTAGTCAAGCAGTTAGGATTTGATCCCATCGAAGTGGCAAAGAAACTGGCACAGAATTCGGAGAACAAGACACCGGCACTGCAATCCCATTTCGGTTCAAGCGGTACAATGGAAGGGCAGCTGATGCCTGCCGTTTATTCTCCGAAGTCAGAAGGTTTTGAAATTGGTGATTTTATTTTAGCCATGTACAACAAAGTGTGGGAATGGAGATTATTCAATCATGTGAAGGACTTTTACGCCGATCATGCGGTGGTCCACTATATCTGCAATAAAGATTTGATAGGCACTAGCCAGATCCAGGGAATGCTCGTCAGTTTGTTTGCCTCTTTCCCAAGTGCTAAATGTATGGTCGAGAGAGTGACCTGTAACGAGGGAGCCCAAAAGGGTGAATGGGATGTTGCCGTAAGGTGGAGACTGCAAGGGATTCATGAGGGGATTGGGTATTTCGGTCAGCCAAGTGGAAAAACAGTAGAGGTATTGGGGATTTCTCACCTGAAAGTGAGGAATGAGAAAATTGTAGAAGAATGGATGACATTTGACGGCTTGGATGTACTGAGGCAGATCTATCTGGGTACAGAGTCTAATGCTGACGATGCCGAAGCCGAAACATACGAATAAATCATCTTTCATTACTTAGTTTTGAATGCGCATTCAAAAAGGAGGAAATACCATGTCAGTACAAACGTCTATTCAGAAAGATCCTTCAAGTATAAATCAGGATTTTCATATGCCTGGGAATATCCGTTTCGGAGTCGACACGTTTTATTCCTTACCGGATGAGATTAAGAAATTAGAGGTTAGCAGAATCGTCATTATTAGTGATAAAGGTCTTGAACGGGTTGGAGTCGTTGAACGTGTACTGGAATTAGTGGAATCGGCAGGAATCGAGAGTAACGTGTTTACAGACATTGAAGGAGAGCCGACCTTTACTCTGGTACAAAAATCAGTAGAGTTTGTGAAGAAATCAGGAAGTGAACTCGTGATCGGCATCGGAGGCGGAAGCGCTCTGGATGTTTCCAAAGCGACGGCAGCTCTGGTGGATAAAGATGACGTGAGCCCGTATTTAAGTGGAGCCAAAACCATTGATTCCAGACAGGTCAAGTGCATTCTGCTTCCGACGACTTCAGGAACCGGATCGGAAGTGACGATGAATGCCATATTCGGGGATGAAGAGGAGGAAGTAAAACGGGGGATTGTCAGCAGGCATCTTCTGCCGGACCTCGCCATCATCGATCCTGCTCTGACACGCTCATGCCCGCAACGGGTCACCGCTGCTTCAGGTGTGGATGCTTTCACACATGCACTTGAATCGTATGTTGCCGTGAGAGCTACACCCTTAACGAAGATCTATGCTGAAAAGGCCATGAAGTTATTTAGTTCGAACATCACGAAGGCAGTTCATAACGGGAAAGACATGGAAGGACGTATCGGAATGAGTTGGGTAAGCATGTTGGCAGGAGTTTCGTTAGCCAATGCAGGTGTGGGGGCCGTCCATGCCTTAGCTTACCCCCTCGGTGGAAAGTACCACATCGAGCATGGAGTTGCCAATGCTCTCCTTATGCCGTTTGTTTTCGAAGAGACAGGGAAAACGTGCATGCAGGAAATGGTAGAGGTTGCAAACTATCTTGAATTAGGAGATTACTCAAAAAAACCACACCAGGCGCTTAAGGCAGTAGTGGGATATCTATATGA is a genomic window of Rossellomorea sp. y25 containing:
- a CDS encoding ester cyclase, which gives rise to MPKVDERKEEKVEMDRPLHQEPQHDNVFYGDSTEVNRVGYADYNEFSKNTKRKQRMNGFDEEYLDFVDYIIKITHRIWEEKGIGIIYQTYHNDVTMHTGTAHIQGVNEVVSGTLQALHAFPDRRLVGENVIWSGNDEEGFLSSHRIASSATNLGDSSFGPATGKKVFFRTTVDCFVHSNRIVEEWLVRDNLYLVKQLGFDPIEVAKKLAQNSENKTPALQSHFGSSGTMEGQLMPAVYSPKSEGFEIGDFILAMYNKVWEWRLFNHVKDFYADHAVVHYICNKDLIGTSQIQGMLVSLFASFPSAKCMVERVTCNEGAQKGEWDVAVRWRLQGIHEGIGYFGQPSGKTVEVLGISHLKVRNEKIVEEWMTFDGLDVLRQIYLGTESNADDAEAETYE
- a CDS encoding iron-containing alcohol dehydrogenase → MSVQTSIQKDPSSINQDFHMPGNIRFGVDTFYSLPDEIKKLEVSRIVIISDKGLERVGVVERVLELVESAGIESNVFTDIEGEPTFTLVQKSVEFVKKSGSELVIGIGGGSALDVSKATAALVDKDDVSPYLSGAKTIDSRQVKCILLPTTSGTGSEVTMNAIFGDEEEEVKRGIVSRHLLPDLAIIDPALTRSCPQRVTAASGVDAFTHALESYVAVRATPLTKIYAEKAMKLFSSNITKAVHNGKDMEGRIGMSWVSMLAGVSLANAGVGAVHALAYPLGGKYHIEHGVANALLMPFVFEETGKTCMQEMVEVANYLELGDYSKKPHQALKAVVGYLYELLTNLDLPTSLAELGIMEEDLPLLAGQASQIDRLLSNTPYQLTEKKILAIYQKAFTGYEKGRDEGC